One Oncorhynchus keta strain PuntledgeMale-10-30-2019 chromosome 34, Oket_V2, whole genome shotgun sequence genomic window, TAATCTATGGTTTCGGTATGCAACATAAACATGAAGTAAGAATAGGGGAAAACTGGGAGGTTAAATGGGAAAGTAATGTGGAATAGAAATCATTGTTGGATTTTCTGACTTAAATTGAAAGACAAAACTGTCACCCTTTATTCCCTCAATACCTGAAATGCACTAGTTATTTTGAATGGATACAGAAATGTAGTAACCCTCTCTTACTCTCACTGCTGTTAAAGGTGTACGTCATGGTTTCATTGCCACTGTCAGGAAGGAGGGTCCCTCGGTCGTTCCCCTCGTTTGCTCGCGGCTGCTGGTGCACTGGCTCCTGGGCCTTGGAGTTGGAGTTTTTGTTCCTCTTGCCTTTGCGCGTGCTGATGCGGATGACGCCGTGCACCAGCCTGCACTCTGCCTCCTGCTGCTCCAGGTTGTAGTCCTGAGCAATGCTGCAGATCAGCTCGCTGATCTCATTGGTCTTCCTTGAGAACGACGAGTCAGACGTGCACTTGGCCAGTTGGTCGATCTGGTGCAGCGCGTAGAGCTCTAGAAGTTTCTTAGTGATGAGCGAGTCAATGTCCGTGCCGCTGTCTCTCAGGTCGTCCAGATCCAGGTCCTCCCGGGAGTAGATGGTGCTGGTGTTGCTGACGGGACGCTGGCTGTCGCCCTTGCCGCCTGTACGCGTCCGCTTGGGGCCCGACGATGATGTGGGATAGACCACCGTCTGGCCCCCGATGCGGACGTCCTTGTAGCGGAAGCTGTCACTGGGAGGCAGCTTGGAGGGCTGCTTGGAAGGCTTGATGCTGGACTCCAGAGGGATGCCGCAGGTGGGCTTGGACACGGACATGCCGTTGGGGGGGTGGGGCTGCTCAGGGTCGGCCTTGCTGGGGTGTTCCGTGGAGCTCTCGTTGttggcaggcagacagagatcCCGGCTGCTACAGAAGCCACAGGTGAGGACACAGCAAAGGAGCGCCTTGCAGCCACTCCAGCCCATAGAGGCACACGAGCCACATGCATTTGTGCTCTGGGGGGAGTCTGCTGAACCAGGGATGAAGCCCAGTGTCTCTGACCCCCGCCCGTTGATGTGTCGTGTCGAGGGGGCTCCTCTGCGGCCTTGCTGCCCTTCAGAGTGACGGGTGTGGTCGCCATTGTACTGTTCCCGTGTGTTGTGGTCGGCATGGGCGTCCTTGTAGGACTCTTGGCTGGCGGTGCGGTCTCTAGAGATGGTGTGGCCCTGCTTGTAGCCGTCAGCCCTGGTGCCGTGTCCCCTGTGCTGTTTGTCGTAGCGGGACTTCTGAGGAGCCCCTGTGCTGTGGCCAGGCATGGCTCAAAGCTCCCGGGACCTTTCAATGTGATAGGAACAATGGAATATGGGCACTTTATAATAGTCATATCTAAACACAGTAATTATTATGCTTACTAATCAGCTCTTTGCCAGTCACAGTCACATTAATCATTTCCTGTTGCAACAAGTAGACTATTGACGCCAAACATTGAACTAATACTGCATTTTGAGATAGGCTACTTGTAGGCTACTttaaagatacatgttttaaccATCATGCAACTGGAGAGAATGCCATAGGAAAAAGTCAAATTCTGATATATTTCAAGTAAATCTAAATCGCTTATCAATTTGGCCTGTGGAACTGTCACAACGACTTTGTTATGGATACATTTTCCGTGCGTGCATTCGGTCTATTTTGATCGGGTAGGCAACCTTTGTAGGGTAAAGAAATTGGGAAGTTTTAAATAATGACTTTTCTAAACACAATTAACATGTCATATCTCAGATCACTCTGTCAGGCTTGAGTTTAGCTTGTTCGAAATTAGGATACGCTTCTTCATATGGTGAACATTTAATTAGTCAACTTACCGCATAAATCGCTTGGGTTACTTTTGTTAGCTCTTGACGCCGATAAAATTACGGAAGTCCGTACGGAAAACGTTCTTTCTTCGGATCGAGTTTGTGTGTATCGGTTTCTCAACTCTCCAACTGTGTTTTCTTCACAGCAAAGTCAACCGATTTCAAGACATATAGCTAGCTACCAACCCTAACCACTGAAGACTAAACTCATTTTGGTAAATTCCACAGTGATCTGCTCCTTCGTCTTCCCGTGTAGGTTATTACCTGCGGCTACAGGTAAATCCAAATTCTACAACACCCACCCACAGGGAAGACGTGACGATCAGAAATGTTCATAATAAAAGTCCCCCACGTAATAGTAGAAAAGTGTCAATAACCTGTATTTCTTCATAATATATGAAAATAATTGTCTAAACATGAACAATATTCATATTGTTTCATATATAAATTACATTTGCAATACGTGTGTTTTACAACATGTTCCAATGTCAAATAAATACCCCCAATGCAGAGCACTGGACATGAAATATTATTGGCGTATAAAACAAACTATTCAATGTGCCAGAGGAAAAAATATTGTAGGGAATACTCTATAGGGTCTGTAGAAGGTAGGCTATATATGGTGTCTTTTCATGGGGCGCTAGATAATATAGAATATTGCTGGTCTTTGCTCCAGCCATTCCATTGTTTTCCATTGGAAAACGATTATTTGTGCCGATGTTTCATTTTTAATTTTTGATTTCAGTAATTGTAGTGACCGGATTTCACCAGAATCCCAAAAGTTATTTATGCGTTGTTCAGATAATATGTTTCTCAACACTGGTGTATCTACCTGAGTGGCCAAACAGCGGAGGTGTGCACCTTAAATGCAGCATTATTATGAAATTACAATGCAAATGTCTCCCTCTATGGAGCTAATATAtattagatatagatatatatttatgtttatatatatatgtctgaAAATGTATGATGTCAAAAATGTACTACACAGTAAGGATTCTACTCTTGAATCTTTCCTGCAAATAGGCCTACCCATGAGAACGTTTTGAAATGCCTACCATTTCCCTCCGAATGGACCCTCTCCCATTCATTTATGAGTCAATGTAAACACACCATTATCTGGAGTGGTATGCCTGAACCTGAATCTGACAAAACATTTCAGTGTATCCTCGCTTATTTCGACGTCAACCTCTCCCGTGACATGCTGCTCATCTAATTAAGTTTTGTCATAGAGCTTAATATTTCCTCATCTGATAAACCTCTACCACAACTTTCTGTGTGGGTTGCACCAACATGGATTAACTCTTAAACTGGGTTAAATCAAGGTTTATCTATTCATCTTGTTGCACCAAATGTTAAACCTAGTTTTAAATGAATCCTAGTTAAAGTAAATCCTTCCTCTAATCTAAGTTTAGTTTTCACTTTAAACCTAGATTAATTTTAAGCCTGTTGCTCAATgaatcaaaaaatatatataaacttaGATTGGAGATAAATTCTAAACTGCCACTTGAGGTGGTTTAACTGATCAAATGACAGCATATCTACTGTGGAGAGTTCCTATTGAATTGGAGTTCATGATATGTCCAACCTTGGTACGAATTATGATTTTATGCAACATGCTGTAACGGGCCTGATAACGGTAAGATTGTAGTGAAGTAGCATTAATGTTAGTTATAATGTATCATTATACACAGTACATTTGAAAGTGTTAAATCAACATGTTAAGTGTTAAATTTAACACTGTCAGTGAGTACATATGGTCCCAATCTACACAGAGTAAAAAGTACACTGAAAAAAGTGTTACATTTCTAGTGTTCATTCAACAAAAAGTtaacactgcactacactactacactactattcaGCCCCCTtagcgtttttcctattttgttgcattgcaacctgtaatttaaatagatttgtatttggatttcatgtaatgggcaTACACAAAATTGTCCAAATTGGTCATTTTTTATAACTTatttcaaaatacaaaataaaaaaacggAAAAGcatatgcatatgtattcatccctttgctatgaagccactAAATAAAATCTGGTACAACCAATTACCTTAAGAAGTcgcataattagttaaataaagtccacctgtgtgcaatctaagtgtcacatgatctgtcacatgatctcagtatatatacacctgttctgaaaggccccagagtctgcaacaccactaagcaaggcgtaccaccaagcaagcggcaccatgaagaccaaggagctctccaaacaggtcagggacaaagttgtggagaagtacagatcagggttgggtttaaaaaaatatttaaaagagcaccattaaatccattatttaaaaaatggaaagaatatggcaccacaacaaacctgccaagagagccCCCCACCAGGCAAGGAgtgcattaatcagagaggcaacaaagagaccaaagatatcCCTGAAGGAGccgcaaagctccacagcggagattggagtatctgtccataggaccactttaagccgtacactacACGGAGCTGggtttacagaagagtggccagaaaaaaagacaTTGCTTCCCAACCCACTGGTGGCACCTTTTTTCTTTCATTTGTATTTTTCCATAAATAGGAAGTGCATCCTGCATGACTTCGCTCACATCGGGACCTCGTTCCCTCTTATGTTTAGTTTCATTGTTCACCGAACTATTCACAATATTTACACGGGCCAACTTTATACACACTCTTCCCTTTATCTACTATCGAGCACCTCAACAGTTGAGGACTGTAGCCTAGTTGAAGGGCTCTTCTAACCCCTACCATGAGATTCACCTGTTAGCAGGTAACCCCAAAGTAAAGGAGACAGAAGGCCAATACGCGGATAAGGTCCAGGTCACAGGGCCTTGCCATCAAGAGATGGTGATTATAGCGGGCAAGAAATCCTGTCAACAAGATTAAGTGGCCAGGGCACCACAGAATAATACAAGTGGTTTACCCAAGGTCAGGAAGGCTGAGCAGTAAGGGAGTTTGGATAAGAGGCGCATGCAAGAGGCCACAATAGTGAAAGGGTTCAGAACACAGGACCCCACCATTTAAGAATGGTGATGAGAATACAAGAAAAGTGTAACGCATTGATTGATAACCAAGGTGCAAACAACACTGAAATGGGCTATGTATACCTGATTAAGGGCAtaaaagatttaaaaaaaagataAAGATCAGGTGGAGGCCATGTAATAATGGAGGGCTGTTAAACTACACAggtctaacatgctgaccagactggACATGTCACGTGCGCGAGtgtcgcaaaataaatgtagaaatccaagttattcaattattgcacccacactgctgggcgcaccaacgagcgtctgcgatgccaagggctaaaataaaactcctttctatttctggCGCAGATCGTGCTGCaaatcctgcctctcccatctcgtcattggtttatagaagcagataccctcattggttatacccacgtgggtgattgaaagattaaCTGTTTTGCCGGTCGTCGTGGTAATACCATGAAAGTGTGGAtgcgatcaccatataagttcaaagatgaaaaagcctggaaggaggagagatgactagaaacgattcggttggcatttatatgtgtggattaattgtcggagtagaggaccgcgtgaatttcaggtaaaataacaactcaatgtttatatcccaggacaaattagctagcaacagcaagctagctaaatagtacaatttagctagcaagtgcaagttAACTATCTAAATTGCCATACACGTTTAATAcatttcgacctgtccccaaattaatgtaattggatATTTTAACCTGAGTGTCGTGATTGCATTTGGtttagggggacaaaataaatttaCGCACTATAGCGCACGATGGCGCACACGCGCAGCCgttttgggttccgtgtaagctACAGGACCTTACCCTCTAGTGCATTGCAAAGTGAGAGGTTAAAGGAGAGATCAGGATGCACTTCCTGATtatagaaaaaaataagcaaacacgtttggtgtttgccaaaaggcatgtgggagactccccaaacatatggaagaaggtacttcttggtcagatgagactaaaattgagcttttgggGAATCAAGGAAAATACTATGTCTGGCATAAACACAAAACCtatcatcaccccgagaacaccatgtttttcatcggcagggactgggaaactggtcagaattgaaggaatgatggatggcgctaaatacagggaaagtcttgagggaaacctgtttcagtcttccagagatttgagactgggacggaggttcaccttcctgcAGATCAATGACCCTTAgcatagttatgcatgctcaagttcagtttttttgtcttatttcttgtttgtttcacaataaaaaaatattttgcatcttcaaagtggtaggcatgttgtgtaaataaaattatacaaaccccccaaatatctattttaattccaggttgtaaggcaacaaagtaggtaaaatgccaagggggtgaacaCTTTCGCAAGACACTGTAAACCATGTTGGTGCAACCCATCCTCTGTCTCTGAGTGGTACTATTCATTCCCAATATCTTGGGTGTCTGAGATTTGATTGAGCTGCACCACTAACACGTCCTTATATGAACTCTTGGCTCTTGGAGGAAAATCAGAAGCAAGTTCATTACCCTCAAAAGTCTATACACTTTGCATATTTAGTTGGCAGTCTGAGGGTCTTCTCTGAGCAGTTGAAATTCGCCTCATTTAAACTCTCCACAGTCAATAGGTTTTGAACCTGAGCCTCATTTACATTCTCTGTTTGTACTATTTTGTTAAATCTCACCTTGTTGTCACTAGCAATAGAATGTATACATGTGTCACAGTCATACAGATATGACAGCCCGTCATTGTTGAAGTCTTTGAAGCAGTTGGCTTCTTAACAAATCGCCTGCTAATAATCAGTATTTGGCACCACCATTAGCGCAAGGCAAGAGTGCATTAAAGTCGTGTATGGAATGGCGTTTTATTTCACGCTAGGGTAaacaacaaaaaagtgttaagggTTTTGTTTTTCCAACTGATATTCAACACAAAAAAGtaaattaattcattaatttaACATGCAGGCATTACAACAATAACCAGCAGGCTGTTCGACACAGCCCCCTGAAAACTGAACATATTTGGTTAGTAGAACCCCAACTGGGTATCGACCACCCAAGTTTATCTGAGACAGGTAATAACATTTTCTCCTTACCAGTGTGTGGTCTAGCAATGACTAAGATATGAAATCACATTAATATGCTTTTGGGCCACATACATGGCTGACAGTGACAACATAACATGCTAAAAAGgtagctgtccatggtgctgatataTGTCACACTGTTCAAATGTCAACATAAAGCTTCCTAAAGCTTCCTTTAAGGactgtagtgagtagactggACCCTGGTTTGATCAATCATTGTAGAGTGCTATATTTGTACCGTACAGTGTCCAGGCAA contains:
- the LOC118367309 gene encoding keratinocyte differentiation factor 1-like, with protein sequence MPGHSTGAPQKSRYDKQHRGHGTRADGYKQGHTISRDRTASQESYKDAHADHNTREQYNGDHTRHSEGQQGRRGAPSTRHINGRGSETLGFIPGSADSPQSTNACGSCASMGWSGCKALLCCVLTCGFCSSRDLCLPANNESSTEHPSKADPEQPHPPNGMSVSKPTCGIPLESSIKPSKQPSKLPPSDSFRYKDVRIGGQTVVYPTSSSGPKRTRTGGKGDSQRPVSNTSTIYSREDLDLDDLRDSGTDIDSLITKKLLELYALHQIDQLAKCTSDSSFSRKTNEISELICSIAQDYNLEQQEAECRLVHGVIRISTRKGKRNKNSNSKAQEPVHQQPRANEGNDRGTLLPDSGNETMTYTFNSSEMEPEVKVSELTQSDELARKMRYYSGRTDSSSATAYSPYQHDTEADSSGVPLLHVL